Proteins encoded within one genomic window of Acomys russatus chromosome 5, mAcoRus1.1, whole genome shotgun sequence:
- the LOC127189629 gene encoding acyl-CoA desaturase 1-like: MTTTTTTITKSPSVGLKNEGETLEKILQQLGETIRPEMKEDIHDPSYQDEEGPPPKLEYVWRNIILMALLHLGALYGITLVPSCKAYTWLFGEQLLFLALSQCSWFFPFP; this comes from the coding sequence AtgaccaccacaaccaccaccatcacaaagTCTCCCTCTGTGGGGCTAAAGAATGAAGGAGAGACATTAGAAAAGATTCTCCAACAACTGGGAGAAACCATCCGCCCCGAAATGAAGGAAGATATACATGACCCCAGCTACCAGGATGAGGAGGGGCCCCCGCCCAAGCTGGAGTACGTCTGGAGGAACATCATCCTTATGGCCCTGCTGCACCTGGGAGCCCTGTATGGGATCACGCTGGTTCCCTCGTGCAAGGCCTACACCTGGCTCTTCGGTGAGCAGCTCCTCTTCCTTGCCTTGAGCCAGTGCTCTtggtttttcccttttccttaa